In Providencia sneebia DSM 19967, one DNA window encodes the following:
- the tssM gene encoding type VI secretion system membrane subunit TssM, giving the protein MKLSFLSIPKITGSFKKLFFADRPKIKSFLLLCLALLPAILIIWIWWWGPDFSYQEHYPLKALSARWLATIIIVLLIVSWIGFTTWKRVKKLESLKLDIELAVVDPVRQDIDFQNRYLDYWKSQFIRHLNGHTNSVYLRPWYFILGEDNSGKQTLLKNSLNTLDIAPIENVVSTQTLPLHIQCLLTDNSVLFIPDGQLLTQPIGPDDKPQLYHRLWNELLEWLNSNRSRQPMNGIILTIDALSLLTDSKEKTGQLIADLHMRIEEIRMTFNSQLPIYIVLTKLDLLRGFDSMFQSLDAQQRNQVLGVSFSSKNNQDWQKTLNTFWEQWVSQMNSALPEMMLHRPEGNQRSDLFSFIRQIEGLQSRVITLISALIASNEQKNIRLRGVYLTSATQVGQIDDVFSQTAAVQYHLPTAPLTTWPIGDTHPYFTQNLFKNILFSEPNLAAENHYWVKKHRTRLLVTSALSVVGLLVVWNGWSHYYNKNYRAGENVLNEVKAFKAIESVSTKDTNGSLQLPVLNPLREATLAYGNHRDKNNLLSEMGLYQGQKVGPQVESVYLQLLTERFLPTVMAGLLIELGNAEKGSEEKLEILRVMRMLEDKSGRNNGLVEDYMANYWSQIFTGQRDIQSQLRNHLHHALEHTDWKAERQKGSAIANKVFTPFAKPINDAQKELNALSLYQRVYQTLRLKANQTLSSPLNLRHQIGPSFTSVFAEVDDNKLEIPQFLTRSGLINYFIKQNDELVELTLLDAWVLNLANNTQYSDSDRKEIQRQISEQYLSDYTAQWNSAMSHLEIREFDTIQDEINALEQIISGEQPLRRALQVLRDNTSLPTMDSSLSSEEQQKLLAEPKYKLLNRLDREFSPETEILVSNNGENLQNLNQKLNDLHRYLLSIQNSPVPGKAALKAVSLRLNDNNRDVIFELSQIAKTLPEPLNRWVGDLADQAWNVVQKEAIRYMEVEWNENVVKQYNTYIAGRYPFNPKATQDVPLSEFERFFKPNGTLDSFYQQNLRLFVENNLIENMDGQSLIRSDVLAQIEIANRIRDTFFTPQGNLETQYAMEPLSLSGSKRRSILNLDGQIIDYSHGRSNTIHLVWPNSMRSNIESKLTLVPLSSDKSPRSISFSGPWAQLRLIDSGKLMNVKPNSFDVRFNIDGGDMTYRVQIDESNNPFFGGLFTRFRLPETLY; this is encoded by the coding sequence ATGAAATTATCTTTTCTATCTATACCAAAAATAACTGGCTCCTTTAAAAAACTGTTTTTCGCTGATAGGCCAAAGATCAAATCCTTTTTATTACTATGCTTAGCTTTACTTCCTGCCATCTTAATTATTTGGATTTGGTGGTGGGGACCTGATTTTAGCTATCAAGAACACTATCCATTAAAAGCGCTTAGTGCGCGTTGGTTAGCCACTATTATTATCGTATTGCTCATTGTTAGCTGGATTGGCTTTACCACATGGAAGCGGGTTAAAAAATTAGAAAGTTTAAAATTAGATATTGAGCTAGCCGTTGTCGATCCCGTTCGTCAAGATATTGATTTTCAAAATCGCTATCTTGATTATTGGAAATCTCAATTTATTCGTCATTTAAATGGTCACACTAATTCTGTCTATCTGCGCCCATGGTATTTTATTTTAGGGGAAGACAATAGTGGCAAACAAACTTTACTAAAAAACAGTTTAAATACGTTAGATATTGCTCCTATTGAAAATGTCGTGAGCACTCAAACGCTACCACTGCATATCCAATGTTTATTGACTGATAATTCCGTCTTGTTTATTCCTGATGGTCAATTACTCACTCAACCAATTGGGCCTGATGATAAGCCACAATTATATCACCGTTTATGGAATGAATTACTTGAGTGGTTAAATTCCAATCGCTCAAGACAACCAATGAATGGGATTATTTTAACTATTGATGCCTTATCTTTGCTTACCGATTCAAAAGAAAAAACGGGCCAATTAATCGCTGATTTACATATGCGTATTGAAGAAATACGTATGACGTTTAATAGTCAACTGCCTATATATATTGTCTTAACCAAATTAGATTTATTACGTGGCTTTGATTCAATGTTTCAATCTCTTGATGCTCAGCAGCGTAATCAAGTTCTAGGTGTTTCATTTAGTTCTAAAAATAATCAAGATTGGCAAAAAACACTCAATACATTTTGGGAACAGTGGGTCAGTCAAATGAATAGCGCATTACCTGAAATGATGTTGCATCGCCCAGAAGGTAATCAACGAAGTGATTTATTCAGTTTTATACGCCAAATTGAAGGATTACAAAGTCGCGTTATAACCCTTATTTCTGCTTTAATCGCCAGTAATGAACAAAAAAATATCCGTTTAAGAGGTGTGTATCTAACTTCAGCAACTCAAGTGGGACAAATTGATGATGTTTTCAGCCAAACTGCGGCCGTACAATATCATTTACCAACTGCACCACTGACCACTTGGCCAATAGGTGATACTCACCCTTATTTCACGCAAAATTTATTTAAAAATATCTTATTTAGTGAGCCTAATTTAGCTGCAGAAAATCATTATTGGGTGAAAAAACATCGTACACGATTGCTAGTGACGTCAGCATTAAGCGTCGTTGGGCTTTTGGTCGTTTGGAATGGTTGGAGCCATTATTACAATAAAAATTATCGTGCAGGTGAAAATGTTCTAAATGAAGTGAAAGCATTTAAAGCAATAGAATCCGTCAGCACAAAAGATACTAATGGAAGCTTGCAACTACCTGTATTGAATCCTTTAAGAGAAGCAACTTTAGCTTATGGTAACCATCGAGATAAAAATAACTTATTATCAGAAATGGGCTTATACCAAGGGCAGAAAGTCGGCCCACAAGTTGAAAGTGTTTATCTGCAATTACTCACCGAACGTTTCTTGCCAACTGTTATGGCTGGATTATTAATTGAGTTGGGAAATGCAGAAAAAGGCAGTGAAGAGAAACTCGAAATTTTACGTGTTATGCGGATGTTAGAGGATAAAAGTGGTCGTAATAATGGCTTAGTTGAAGATTATATGGCTAATTATTGGAGCCAAATATTTACTGGGCAACGTGATATTCAGTCTCAGCTTCGTAATCATTTACATCATGCTTTAGAACATACAGATTGGAAAGCTGAACGTCAAAAAGGCTCTGCTATTGCTAACAAAGTCTTCACGCCTTTTGCAAAACCTATCAATGATGCACAAAAAGAGCTCAATGCTCTCTCTTTATATCAACGTGTTTATCAAACACTAAGATTGAAAGCTAACCAAACACTATCATCACCGCTGAATCTACGCCATCAAATAGGGCCTAGCTTTACTTCGGTATTTGCAGAAGTTGATGACAATAAATTAGAAATTCCGCAATTTTTGACGCGCTCAGGGTTAATTAACTACTTCATTAAACAGAATGACGAATTAGTTGAGCTAACTTTATTAGATGCTTGGGTATTAAACTTAGCAAATAACACGCAATACAGTGACAGTGACCGTAAAGAAATTCAACGTCAAATTAGTGAGCAGTATCTCAGTGATTATACCGCACAATGGAACAGTGCGATGAGCCACTTAGAAATTCGTGAGTTTGATACAATTCAAGATGAAATTAATGCATTGGAGCAAATTATCAGTGGTGAACAACCGCTAAGACGGGCTCTACAAGTTCTTAGAGATAATACTTCATTACCAACAATGGATAGCTCATTATCTTCTGAAGAACAGCAAAAATTACTCGCTGAGCCTAAATATAAACTTTTAAACCGATTAGATAGAGAATTTTCACCAGAAACTGAAATTTTAGTCAGTAATAATGGTGAAAATTTGCAAAATCTCAACCAAAAACTAAATGATTTACATCGCTATTTATTAAGTATTCAAAATTCTCCAGTTCCAGGTAAGGCGGCACTAAAAGCGGTATCCTTGCGGTTAAATGATAATAATCGTGATGTTATTTTTGAATTATCACAAATAGCTAAAACACTTCCTGAACCTCTGAATCGTTGGGTCGGTGATTTGGCTGATCAAGCATGGAATGTTGTACAAAAAGAAGCTATTCGTTACATGGAAGTCGAATGGAATGAAAATGTTGTTAAGCAATATAATACTTATATTGCTGGACGTTATCCATTTAATCCTAAAGCCACACAAGATGTGCCATTAAGTGAGTTTGAACGTTTCTTTAAGCCAAACGGTACCCTTGATAGCTTCTATCAACAGAATTTACGTTTATTTGTTGAGAATAATCTTATCGAAAACATGGATGGACAATCGCTGATTCGATCAGATGTTTTAGCACAAATTGAAATTGCTAATCGTATTAGAGACACTTTCTTTACTCCTCAAGGTAATCTCGAAACTCAATATGCTATGGAACCGCTATCTCTTTCGGGTAGTAAACGCCGCAGTATTCTAAATTTAGATGGACAAATTATTGATTATTCACATGGTCGTAGTAATACCATCCATTTAGTTTGGCCTAATTCCATGCGTTCAAATATTGAAAGCAAATTAACATTGGTACCTTTATCAAGTGATAAATCTCCTCGTTCAATAAGTTTTAGCGGGCCATGGGCACAATTACGTCTAATTGATAGCGGTAAATTAATGAATGTAAAACCAAATTCTTTTGACGTGCGTTTTAATATTGATGGGGGCGATATGACCTACCGTGTACAAATTGATGAATCTAATAATCCGTTTTTTGGTGGATTATTTACTCGATTCCGTTTACCGGAAACACTTTATTAA
- the tssA gene encoding type VI secretion system protein TssA: MMMNKQKEWKELLLAPLNENQQASPIADDNPDWEYIDGEMIKFGSLSHTQLNVDEIQRKILNLFANETKDFRLLVHLLRTLQHAGKPEELTLAAGLLAEFVRHYWENSYPQNIKLKRRLAGQILKRFETAQESFSRQASANLRDNILGSFAFLAKSWHSQCPDLSSEIDQLSRNYNRIEQSESTLVVESPIATTNEKVGVENTIQPQTPIQKAPVVEVNQSDERQWKQTLLKVAEAICAQNPTDSVGYCLRRYAIWHTIHSLPMANADGKTPLAPVSQDRVLDYKNQMSQPSIELLNNIEQSLTLSPYWLEGHMLAGKVSAALGYTQVSLAITQELQLFLNRLPDLAKLSFSDMTPFLPDDVLSWLSASQESTHSHSSGHSPAIQVDQQEVLQCFEQYGLNEALKMIEQKISITHEPRTHFYGQLLSAQLFEKAGMVHMAASLYQQLYSAVQQYSLIEWEPSLLNQLAQKKQEMTFDRNSLQ, translated from the coding sequence ATGATGATGAATAAACAAAAAGAATGGAAAGAGCTGCTACTTGCTCCTCTTAATGAGAATCAGCAAGCTAGCCCTATTGCTGATGACAACCCAGATTGGGAATATATTGATGGTGAAATGATTAAGTTCGGTTCATTAAGCCATACTCAACTAAATGTTGATGAAATTCAACGCAAAATTCTCAATCTGTTTGCTAATGAAACAAAAGATTTCCGCTTGTTAGTCCATTTATTACGCACATTACAACATGCTGGAAAACCAGAGGAGTTAACATTAGCGGCTGGTTTACTGGCTGAGTTTGTCAGGCATTATTGGGAAAATAGTTATCCACAAAACATTAAGTTAAAAAGGCGTTTAGCTGGGCAAATCCTTAAACGCTTTGAAACTGCTCAAGAAAGTTTTTCTCGTCAAGCCAGTGCTAATTTGCGAGATAACATTCTTGGCTCATTTGCCTTCTTAGCTAAATCATGGCATTCACAATGCCCTGATTTATCGTCCGAAATTGATCAACTGAGCCGCAATTATAATCGTATTGAACAAAGTGAATCCACTTTAGTGGTTGAATCACCCATTGCCACAACAAATGAAAAAGTGGGTGTAGAAAATACCATTCAACCACAAACGCCAATACAAAAGGCACCAGTAGTTGAAGTAAATCAGAGTGATGAACGGCAATGGAAACAGACATTACTTAAAGTTGCAGAAGCTATATGTGCGCAAAACCCCACAGATTCCGTAGGTTATTGCCTGCGCCGTTATGCTATTTGGCATACCATTCACTCGCTTCCGATGGCAAATGCAGATGGAAAAACACCATTAGCGCCCGTATCTCAAGACAGAGTTCTTGATTACAAAAATCAAATGAGCCAGCCATCCATTGAGCTCTTAAATAACATTGAGCAAAGCCTCACATTATCACCTTATTGGTTGGAAGGTCATATGTTAGCGGGGAAAGTCTCTGCTGCTTTAGGTTATACACAGGTTAGCCTAGCAATTACCCAAGAATTACAACTGTTTCTCAATCGATTACCTGATTTAGCTAAATTGAGTTTTTCAGATATGACGCCTTTTTTGCCAGATGATGTTCTATCTTGGCTCAGTGCTTCACAAGAATCTACTCACTCTCACTCATCCGGTCATTCACCAGCAATACAAGTTGATCAGCAAGAAGTTTTACAGTGTTTTGAACAATATGGCTTAAATGAAGCGTTAAAAATGATCGAGCAGAAAATCTCAATCACGCATGAACCCAGAACCCATTTTTATGGGCAACTATTATCAGCTCAACTTTTTGAGAAAGCAGGAATGGTACATATGGCGGCCTCCCTTTATCAGCAACTTTATTCTGCTGTACAACAATATTCGCTAATTGAATGGGAACCGAGCTTACTCAATCAGTTAGCACAAAAAAAACAGGAAATGACTTTTGATAGGAATTCACTGCAATGA
- a CDS encoding Hcp family type VI secretion system effector, with protein sequence MANMIYLTLKGSKQGAISQGCGSLDSIGNRYQNGHEDEIFVLRLGNGFSRTQNINFQPVNIIKLLDKSSPLLANAIANNEILEMVFNFYRTSQTGTQEKYYTITLREASIVSLESDYPHSSNSNDQQPEETLTVRYKDIIFQHIMAGTSGYCSWQENTI encoded by the coding sequence ATGGCAAATATGATTTATTTGACGTTAAAAGGTTCTAAGCAAGGTGCAATATCTCAAGGATGTGGGAGTTTAGATTCAATTGGTAATAGATACCAAAATGGTCATGAAGACGAAATTTTTGTCTTACGTTTAGGTAATGGTTTTAGTCGCACTCAAAATATTAATTTTCAACCTGTTAATATTATTAAGCTACTAGATAAATCATCACCTCTGTTAGCAAATGCTATCGCTAACAATGAAATATTAGAGATGGTATTCAATTTTTATCGTACCTCTCAAACGGGTACGCAAGAAAAATATTACACCATTACATTACGAGAAGCATCTATTGTCAGCTTAGAATCTGATTATCCGCATTCATCGAATAGCAATGATCAACAACCAGAAGAAACATTAACAGTCAGATATAAAGATATCATTTTTCAACATATTATGGCTGGTACTTCAGGTTACTGTAGCTGGCAAGAAAATACTATTTAA
- the vasI gene encoding type VI secretion system-associated protein VasI, producing MNISPLIGWLLPALFISSTVSAEQTMAQELLNELSECRIETSQLSRLACYDKIMVDTPEEVQLEPSKMGKVWRQAMEHEMHREDNSAGFLVTLPETGDYPVIMTIPAIGFAPPRPIMMISCIDNITRLQIVLPRQQDSGSVMLTTDKTQFTADWFLRENGYVLESSRGIPGIDEIKRLLNGEKLTLKLSNNDRLTFNISGIAQEIQPLRAACHW from the coding sequence ATGAATATTTCACCTCTAATAGGGTGGCTATTGCCCGCTTTATTCATTTCTAGCACTGTTTCTGCGGAACAAACAATGGCACAAGAGTTGCTCAATGAATTATCAGAGTGCCGTATTGAAACGTCACAATTAAGCCGCCTAGCCTGCTATGACAAGATTATGGTGGATACTCCAGAAGAAGTGCAACTTGAACCAAGCAAAATGGGGAAAGTATGGCGCCAAGCAATGGAACATGAAATGCACAGGGAAGATAACAGTGCAGGCTTCTTAGTGACATTGCCTGAAACTGGGGATTACCCCGTCATTATGACGATCCCTGCAATTGGTTTCGCACCACCTCGCCCAATCATGATGATCAGTTGTATTGACAATATCACTCGCCTGCAAATTGTGTTACCGCGTCAGCAGGACTCAGGCAGTGTGATGTTGACGACAGATAAAACTCAATTCACTGCTGATTGGTTTCTCCGTGAAAACGGATATGTATTGGAATCAAGCCGTGGCATTCCGGGTATTGATGAAATTAAACGCCTTTTAAATGGTGAAAAGTTGACATTAAAGCTGAGTAACAATGACAGGCTTACCTTTAATATTTCTGGGATTGCACAAGAAATTCAACCTCTAAGAGCAGCTTGTCACTGGTAA
- the tssH gene encoding type VI secretion system ATPase TssH translates to MIQIDLSTLVNRLHPIAKHALENAAAYCVSHQQPEITVSQFLQQLLETPLTDIRIICHKANIDVLELIELLEVQIPPHHAVTQSYPSFSPLLIEWMKDCWLLASTEYNHNELRSGTLFLTLLQMPLRYLSKPVADLLIRVNRDQLKQNFDHWTSGSAEAPSTETKQQTVGTRPTDSLLAKFTQNLTQQARENQLDPVLCRDHEIDLMIDILCRRRKNNPVVVGEPGVGKSALIEGLALRIVAGEIPEKLRGCELLTLDLGALQAGAAVKGEFEKRFKGIMQEVSQSPHPIILFIDEAHTLIGAGNQQGGLDVSNLLKPALARGELRTIAATTWSEYKKYFEKDPALARRFQLVQVKEPTAAEAVIIMRGLRSIYEQAHQVFIDDEALRASAELSDRYLSGRQLPDKAIDVLDTAGARAAINLSSPPKQLSLLKTELHQIGMETNILQREQQLGLNDHHVRLETLAEQAEVIELQIKALQEAWEIQQGIVAQIIELRAQLLDNDQQQLEIEENDRLVLKEQLKQLNEQLNDLHEQYLLVSPHVDKKQIAAVIAEWTGVPLNRLSQDALSVVTELPVYLEQAIKGQSLAIESLHKHLLTARADLRRPGRPLGAFLLAGPSGVGKTETVIQIAQLMFGGTQYLTTINMSEFQEKHTVSRLIGSPPGYVGYGEGGVLTEAIRKKPYSVVLLDEVEKAHPDVLNLFYQAFDKGELADGEGQIIDCKNVAFFLTSNLGDQVIAAYADKLEELQDALYPELTSFFKPALLARMEVIPYLPLSPEILQQIVSGKLSRLVSLLQSRFNAEVVLEESVISEILRRASRAENGARILESIIDGALLPPLSLLLLQYSAQNKDINHIRLSTQHNEFIAMVNAEQ, encoded by the coding sequence ATGATTCAGATTGATCTTTCAACATTGGTTAACCGATTACATCCTATCGCAAAACATGCGCTTGAAAACGCAGCCGCTTATTGTGTGAGTCACCAGCAACCTGAGATTACCGTTTCACAATTTTTACAGCAATTACTTGAAACACCATTAACTGATATTCGTATTATCTGCCATAAAGCGAATATAGATGTGTTGGAATTGATTGAATTACTTGAGGTGCAAATTCCACCACACCATGCTGTAACTCAAAGTTATCCAAGTTTTTCACCATTATTAATTGAGTGGATGAAAGACTGCTGGTTATTAGCATCAACAGAATACAACCACAATGAACTTCGCTCTGGTACCTTATTTCTAACTTTATTACAGATGCCATTACGCTATTTGTCTAAACCAGTTGCTGACTTATTAATTCGCGTCAACCGTGATCAACTAAAACAGAATTTTGATCATTGGACATCAGGCTCTGCTGAAGCACCTTCAACAGAAACAAAGCAACAAACGGTAGGAACGCGTCCAACAGATTCCTTGCTAGCAAAATTTACTCAAAACTTAACCCAACAAGCGAGAGAAAACCAGCTAGACCCCGTTTTATGTCGTGATCATGAAATTGATCTGATGATTGATATCCTGTGCCGTCGCCGTAAAAATAACCCCGTCGTTGTTGGGGAACCTGGTGTGGGTAAAAGCGCGCTGATAGAAGGGCTAGCATTGCGCATTGTTGCGGGGGAGATCCCCGAGAAATTACGTGGTTGTGAATTACTTACTCTAGATCTTGGTGCGTTACAAGCCGGAGCCGCAGTAAAAGGTGAATTTGAAAAGCGCTTCAAAGGTATTATGCAAGAAGTCAGCCAATCACCACATCCCATTATTTTATTTATCGATGAAGCTCATACTCTGATTGGTGCAGGTAATCAACAAGGTGGATTGGATGTTTCCAACTTATTAAAACCTGCACTTGCACGCGGTGAATTGCGCACAATTGCAGCAACGACGTGGAGTGAATATAAGAAATATTTTGAAAAAGATCCCGCTCTTGCACGCCGTTTCCAATTGGTGCAAGTAAAAGAACCTACCGCAGCAGAAGCTGTAATCATTATGCGTGGTCTAAGGTCTATTTATGAGCAAGCTCATCAAGTTTTTATTGATGATGAAGCTTTACGTGCCAGTGCAGAATTGAGTGATCGCTATTTATCAGGCAGACAATTACCTGATAAAGCCATTGATGTTCTTGATACCGCAGGCGCTCGTGCGGCTATTAATCTTTCGTCGCCACCAAAACAACTTTCTCTATTAAAAACTGAACTCCATCAAATTGGTATGGAAACCAATATATTACAACGTGAGCAGCAATTAGGGTTAAATGATCACCATGTTCGCCTTGAAACTTTGGCTGAGCAAGCTGAGGTTATTGAATTACAGATTAAAGCGTTACAGGAAGCTTGGGAAATTCAGCAAGGCATTGTTGCACAAATAATTGAACTCAGAGCTCAGCTACTAGATAACGATCAACAACAACTTGAAATAGAAGAAAATGATCGTTTGGTTCTTAAAGAACAGTTAAAACAACTCAATGAGCAACTTAATGATCTCCATGAACAATATTTGTTGGTTTCACCACATGTCGATAAAAAACAGATCGCAGCTGTCATTGCCGAGTGGACCGGAGTTCCGCTCAACCGATTGTCACAAGATGCATTATCCGTAGTAACAGAATTACCTGTTTACTTAGAGCAAGCCATTAAAGGGCAATCACTCGCTATTGAGAGTTTACATAAACACTTACTGACAGCAAGAGCAGATTTACGCCGACCAGGGCGTCCTCTTGGTGCATTCTTACTCGCAGGACCAAGTGGTGTAGGGAAAACAGAAACTGTTATTCAAATAGCCCAATTGATGTTTGGTGGTACTCAGTACCTAACAACCATCAATATGTCAGAATTTCAAGAAAAACATACTGTTTCGCGTTTAATCGGCTCCCCTCCAGGTTATGTGGGATATGGTGAAGGCGGCGTATTAACTGAAGCGATACGCAAAAAACCTTACTCTGTTGTGTTATTAGATGAAGTCGAAAAAGCGCATCCTGATGTATTGAATTTATTTTATCAAGCTTTTGATAAGGGTGAACTTGCTGATGGTGAAGGTCAGATCATTGATTGTAAAAATGTCGCATTCTTCTTAACGTCAAACTTAGGTGATCAGGTTATCGCAGCTTATGCAGACAAACTTGAAGAGCTTCAAGATGCTCTTTACCCAGAGTTAACCTCATTCTTTAAACCAGCATTACTTGCACGTATGGAAGTGATTCCTTACCTACCTTTATCGCCTGAAATTTTACAACAAATTGTCAGTGGTAAGCTTTCTCGTTTGGTATCGCTATTGCAAAGCCGCTTTAACGCGGAAGTGGTATTAGAGGAAAGTGTAATCAGTGAAATTTTACGTCGCGCTTCGCGAGCAGAAAATGGTGCGCGTATCTTAGAGTCAATTATTGATGGTGCTTTGTTACCCCCACTATCACTGCTATTGCTGCAATACAGCGCCCAAAATAAAGATATCAACCACATTCGGTTATCCACACAACACAATGAATTTATTGCAATGGTGAATGCTGAACAATGA
- a CDS encoding VasL domain-containing protein, with the protein MRTQPENLIIKVGGSPLETPEFIALKTEFNKLNHPARPEMSWVLIESLCVTLFKSHGIDLQSSVYYTIARLQLHGLSGFTEGCELLANVVVTQWDNLWPEQTHYRADIFNWFNSRAGATLRQLNFETSDLRLIYRSERALQLIIDKLAQTTWSKIPKLENLLWFFQNAAKNLEQREDLLHQNKAPTVKLPPLVYIQQSEIHQEQQPQPIVIEKNINPEQKTEQPNPVIQKKMSAVNGFLIGLFSSAVLFVGIGYAIYYQLKQEIVAMTSVPAGAAAQWLYQPEIATYADNLNLLEKQSPIFNLKLSDSLVDKAKKLWPNNADQTYASRNWHNLITTRLENTPINDSWSETASLLQQLSDKIVMQERNRGSFTLSYLKTSIYDIQKQHNKNIPIEEKLREFSVQIDNGQPISPTLINNIDAQIHGLLARYYDLQQQAEKQGLKPNLY; encoded by the coding sequence ATGCGTACACAACCAGAAAATTTAATCATTAAAGTAGGGGGATCTCCTTTGGAGACTCCCGAATTTATTGCCTTAAAAACAGAATTTAATAAATTAAATCATCCCGCGCGCCCTGAAATGAGCTGGGTGTTAATTGAATCACTTTGCGTAACCTTATTTAAAAGTCATGGTATTGATTTACAAAGTAGCGTTTATTACACAATTGCAAGATTACAACTTCATGGTTTGAGTGGTTTTACCGAAGGGTGTGAATTATTAGCCAATGTAGTTGTGACACAATGGGATAATTTATGGCCTGAGCAGACACATTATCGTGCTGATATATTCAATTGGTTTAATAGTCGAGCAGGAGCAACGCTACGACAATTAAATTTTGAAACATCAGATTTACGCTTAATTTATCGCTCAGAACGCGCCCTTCAACTCATTATAGATAAACTTGCGCAAACAACTTGGTCAAAAATACCTAAATTAGAAAACCTATTGTGGTTCTTCCAAAATGCGGCGAAAAATCTAGAGCAGAGAGAAGATCTCCTGCATCAAAATAAAGCGCCCACGGTGAAATTACCGCCATTGGTTTATATTCAGCAATCTGAAATACACCAAGAGCAGCAACCTCAGCCGATTGTTATTGAAAAAAATATCAATCCAGAACAAAAAACTGAGCAACCAAATCCTGTTATTCAGAAGAAAATGAGTGCGGTAAATGGGTTCCTTATTGGTTTATTCTCAAGCGCTGTTTTATTTGTGGGTATTGGCTATGCAATATATTACCAATTAAAGCAAGAAATAGTGGCGATGACTTCAGTACCAGCAGGCGCAGCAGCGCAGTGGTTATATCAACCTGAAATAGCAACTTATGCAGATAATCTTAACTTGCTTGAAAAACAGTCACCTATTTTTAATTTAAAACTTTCCGATTCGCTGGTGGATAAAGCAAAAAAATTATGGCCCAACAACGCTGATCAAACTTACGCGAGTCGTAATTGGCATAACCTAATTACAACGCGTTTAGAAAACACACCGATTAATGATAGCTGGTCAGAAACCGCCTCTTTATTACAACAGTTGTCAGATAAAATAGTCATGCAAGAGCGTAATCGAGGAAGCTTTACACTTTCTTATTTAAAAACCTCAATTTATGACATTCAAAAACAACATAATAAAAATATTCCTATTGAAGAAAAACTACGCGAATTTTCCGTACAAATAGACAATGGTCAGCCAATTTCACCTACATTAATTAATAATATTGATGCACAGATTCATGGGTTATTGGCACGTTATTATGACCTGCAACAACAAGCAGAAAAACAAGGTTTAAAACCTAATTTATATTAA
- a CDS encoding helix-turn-helix domain-containing protein, with translation MGNRAEDNFFAKAIGREIYRLRKSQSMSGKEXGARLNISQQQVSRYERAVCHITIDNLIVILAILGMPWEEFFKHVFRRVSENENIPLHYSTIISASSVLPKSDDKHDII, from the coding sequence ATGGGAAATCGCGCSGAAGATAATTTCTTCGCTAAAGCGATTGGKCGAGAAATATAYCGCTTACGCAAAAGTCAGTCAATGTCKGGAAAAGAGTTKGGTGCGCGATTAAATATTTCGCAGCAACAAGTTTCACGGTATGAGCGGGCAGTTTGCCATATTACGATTGATAATTTAATTGTGATTTTAGCCATATTGGGAATGCCATGGGAGGAGTTCTTTAAGCACGTCTTTCGACGCGTCAGTGAGAATGAAAATATCCCCTTACATTATTCAACGATTATTTCGGCGTCATCTGTGCTGCCGAAAAGTGATGATAAGCACGACATTATTTAG